From Amycolatopsis sp. YIM 10, the proteins below share one genomic window:
- a CDS encoding DUF983 domain-containing protein, which translates to MNRLVHGADGREWVLRSQLEWRPPATADDFEHDVAGSHAPGIAMLFVTVVLAVILVVWTPEDVVVPTWVLLALLLIIIFFPLRWILRRPWTVVAETEGDATGERPSERWVGTVRGMFTVRGEMSRIAKTIQKHSLPDFDGPLHPVE; encoded by the coding sequence ATGAACCGCCTGGTACATGGTGCCGACGGTCGTGAATGGGTTCTCCGGAGCCAGTTGGAGTGGCGCCCACCGGCCACCGCGGACGATTTCGAGCACGACGTGGCAGGCAGCCACGCGCCCGGCATCGCGATGCTTTTTGTCACCGTGGTGCTCGCGGTGATCCTGGTGGTGTGGACGCCCGAGGACGTGGTGGTGCCCACCTGGGTGCTGCTGGCGCTGCTGCTGATCATCATCTTCTTCCCGCTGCGCTGGATCCTGCGCCGTCCGTGGACCGTGGTCGCCGAGACCGAGGGCGACGCCACCGGTGAGCGCCCGTCGGAGCGCTGGGTGGGCACGGTGCGCGGCATGTTCACCGTGCGCGGTGAGATGAGCCGGATCGCCAAGACCATCCAGAAGCACTCCCTGCCCGATTTCGACGGGCCCCTGCACCCGGTGGAGTAG
- a CDS encoding DNA-formamidopyrimidine glycosylase family protein, whose protein sequence is MPELPEVEALAHHLREFAVGRVVSRVDVASMTVLKTVSPAWTELYGREVTDAGRFGKHLDLDCDGIHLVTHLARAGWLRWSDSLSPTPPKPGKGPLALRVHLSGPGFDLTEAGTKKGLAVWITRDPTEIPSIARLGPDALTVDRTKLAELFKGRTERLKTALTDQSLIAGIGNAYSDEILHTAKLSPYATTGKLSDDALDRLSGAISGVLTDAVERSVGQAAARLKGEKRSGLRVHARAGLPCPVCGDTVREISFADKAFQYCPTCQTGGKPLADRRLSRLLK, encoded by the coding sequence ATGCCCGAACTGCCCGAGGTCGAAGCGCTGGCGCACCACCTGCGCGAGTTCGCCGTCGGGCGGGTGGTCAGCCGGGTGGACGTGGCCTCGATGACGGTGCTGAAGACGGTCAGCCCGGCGTGGACCGAGCTGTACGGCCGCGAGGTCACCGACGCCGGGCGGTTCGGCAAGCACCTCGATCTCGACTGCGACGGCATCCACCTGGTCACGCACCTGGCCAGGGCGGGCTGGCTGCGCTGGTCGGACTCGCTCTCGCCGACTCCGCCCAAGCCCGGCAAGGGCCCGCTGGCGCTGCGGGTGCACCTGTCCGGTCCCGGGTTCGACCTGACCGAGGCGGGCACGAAGAAGGGGCTCGCGGTGTGGATCACCCGCGATCCCACCGAGATCCCGAGCATCGCCCGGCTCGGCCCGGACGCGCTGACCGTGGACCGGACCAAGCTCGCCGAGCTGTTCAAGGGCCGGACCGAGCGGCTGAAGACGGCGCTCACCGACCAGTCCCTGATCGCCGGCATCGGCAACGCCTACTCCGACGAGATCCTGCACACCGCGAAGCTCTCGCCGTACGCCACCACCGGCAAGCTCTCCGACGACGCGCTGGACAGGCTGTCCGGGGCGATCTCCGGCGTGCTCACCGACGCCGTGGAGCGCTCGGTCGGCCAGGCCGCCGCGCGGTTGAAGGGGGAGAAGCGCTCCGGGCTGCGGGTGCACGCCCGCGCCGGGCTGCCGTGCCCGGTCTGCGGGGACACCGTGCGCGAGATCTCCTTCGCGGACAAGGCTTTCCAGTACTGCCCGACCTGCCAGACCGGCGGCAAGCCACTGGCCGACAGGCGGCTGTCGCGCCTGCTCAAGTAG
- a CDS encoding sensor histidine kinase, whose translation MNAVSGLPLAQIIPWSVAAVAVILLIVVLVRSRRPASFVDDAVLEAVRRMSKATPDLRRGLDENSADRITTQMLETLKCVAVGITDADGTLLSWDGEANEHYDDLRDSIAVTIRRHRREVVGHEKLPCNHRGNCLMRTAVIVPLIVEEQTQAVLIVVGRTRGKRLVEMADAVSQFVRTQFELARLEDSKLQLQQAEVKALRAQISPHFVYNALNTISSLIRTDPEEARELLQEFADFTRYIFRSSGMFTSLAEELRNIDRYLTIESARFAGKLNVRLKIAPEVLSVVVPFLIIQPLVENAVKHGLWNKPNGGTVTVIAQDHGNEALISVEDDGVGMDPARLSELHDSHQTGAHVGLGNINQRMRQLFGDEYALTVETAPGAGMKVTLRVPKYARGVRATVPEYTESPQDREPAADSVPAAVVHQPVVQPQRGRSHAARHRPPTSRDGGRPTADRR comes from the coding sequence ATAAACGCCGTGTCCGGGTTGCCTCTCGCGCAGATCATCCCGTGGAGCGTCGCGGCCGTCGCGGTGATCCTGCTGATCGTCGTGCTCGTCCGGAGCCGCCGTCCGGCGAGCTTCGTCGACGACGCCGTGCTCGAGGCCGTCCGCCGGATGTCCAAGGCGACCCCGGACCTGCGCCGCGGGCTCGACGAGAACTCCGCCGACCGGATCACCACGCAGATGCTGGAGACGCTCAAGTGCGTGGCGGTCGGCATCACCGACGCCGACGGCACGCTGCTGTCCTGGGACGGCGAGGCCAACGAGCACTACGACGACCTGCGCGACTCGATCGCGGTGACCATCCGGCGGCATCGGCGCGAGGTGGTCGGGCACGAGAAGCTGCCGTGCAACCACCGCGGCAACTGCCTGATGCGCACCGCGGTGATCGTGCCGCTGATCGTCGAGGAGCAGACCCAGGCGGTGCTGATCGTGGTCGGCCGGACCCGCGGCAAGCGGCTGGTCGAGATGGCCGACGCGGTCTCGCAGTTCGTCCGCACCCAGTTCGAGCTGGCGCGGCTGGAGGACTCCAAGCTCCAGCTGCAGCAGGCCGAGGTCAAGGCGCTGCGGGCGCAGATCTCACCGCACTTCGTCTACAACGCGCTGAACACCATCTCCTCGCTGATCCGCACCGATCCGGAGGAGGCGCGCGAGCTGCTGCAGGAGTTCGCCGACTTCACCCGCTACATCTTCCGGAGTTCCGGCATGTTCACCTCGCTCGCCGAGGAGCTGCGCAACATCGACCGCTACCTGACCATCGAGAGCGCGCGGTTCGCCGGCAAGCTCAACGTCCGGCTGAAGATCGCGCCGGAGGTGCTCTCGGTGGTGGTGCCGTTCCTGATCATCCAGCCGCTGGTGGAGAACGCGGTCAAGCACGGGCTGTGGAACAAGCCGAACGGCGGCACGGTCACCGTGATCGCCCAGGACCACGGCAACGAGGCGCTGATCAGTGTGGAGGACGACGGGGTCGGCATGGACCCGGCGCGGCTGTCCGAGCTGCACGACTCGCACCAGACCGGCGCGCACGTCGGCCTCGGCAACATCAACCAGCGCATGCGCCAGCTCTTCGGTGACGAGTACGCGCTGACCGTGGAGACCGCGCCGGGCGCGGGCATGAAGGTGACGCTGCGGGTGCCGAAGTACGCGCGTGGCGTGCGGGCCACCGTGCCGGAGTACACCGAGTCCCCGCAGGACCGCGAGCCCGCCGCCGACTCGGTGCCCGCCGCGGTCGTGCACCAGCCGGTGGTGCAGCCGCAGCGGGGTCGCAGCCACGCCGCGCGGCACCGTCCGCCCACGTCACGCGACGGAGGACGGCCCACCGCCGACCGCCGGTAG